The genome window GCCAATACCCGTTCCCCGACGTATAGCTGAGTGGAATCCCCAAGCTTAAGGGGCTTAAAATTCTTTCCAGATGAAACCTTGACCACCGCTAGATCGCTGTACACGTCTATTCCAGTCAGCGAAGCCTTCATTCTTTCCCCATCCGGGGAAGTCACCTCTATTTCATCGGCTTCCAAGACTACGTGCGCGTTTGTGATTATGCTCCCCTCCTCGTCGTAAACAAACCCGGATCCTTCACCATAGGGAGTTAACCCCTGAGCCGTTGAATGGTAAACGGTAATCTTAACCACCGACGGCTCAGTCAACCGGTATATTTCATTGTAGGTTAATTGCTCCAGCGAGCCCGCTGGTCTAGAAGCGTTGGCTTTAATCTCAGCGCTCAGCTTCGTGAACTCCAAGCTTAGCTCCTCATATTTTTCCCGCAAGGCGATGTTCCTTTGCTGTAAATCCTGGTAAATGTATAGAAAGAAGCCTGAAAGTGAGATGAGGGCGAGGAGAAAAGCCGCATAGATGTATACTCGACCACGGCCATCGACTGGGCGGGTTAAATTTAAGCTACTCAATCATCTCACCACTCAACGCGTTACGGTAGACGCGGATTTAAAGGATTCGCCCAATTTAAGGTTGAAAAAAGGCTACAAAATTACGGGCCCGTCTTTGCTAACGACCGTTTAGCCTTAAAGAGGCATGCCGGATTCTTAGTAAGCCTAAGCCTTTATTAGAGGAAGTTGAGGTTAACGATGGTGAAGGGTTATGAAGGTTCTACGCCAATCCTTGGAGGCGGCTGGGAGGTTAAGGGGGATTCTTCTTCTAGTCACGTTAATCTACGTGACCACTTACCTAGTCGGCTCCTACATGGTTCAAATCAACATCCCCTCCGCTGTGAAGCTCGGTGAATCCACCCTTGAAACCGTTTCCGCTAACCCAGTTTTTGTTCCCGTAATCGGGGCTCTGAGAAGCGGAAACCTCATACTCGCGATCGCGTACACATTCTCGATCAACCTTTTAGGCGGGGCCTTCGCGACGACTACTTTACCAGGGGTAATTCCATTAATAGGCGGCGTGGGATCGATGCTCATCAGCGGGGTTCGTGGATTCCTGTTAGGAGCCGTTTTCCAATACGCCGAAATTTACCAGGTTTCACCCGGTTACACGGTCTTGGTTGTAGGCACTTTAATCCTAGAGCTAGGCGCCTATGTGTTCTCCGCGGCCGCCGGAGTCAACATAAGCCTTTCCACCGTTTTCCCAAGCAGATATGGTGTTGAATCTCGTTCAACAGCTTTTAAAGAGGCTTGGAAAGACGCTTTGAAAATATACTTCATAGTCACCATTCTGCTAGCGATCGGGGCTGTATGGGAGATGACAGGCATATACCTTTCAACGCAACGATAACGATTTAAATTCCATTTTCCACGCTCTTTTTCTCTTTCAAAAAGCTTTCAAGTGTTCGCGTTAAGGGTAAGCCTGTTTGATTTGAAGTCGCCAGTAAGGTGTTGTATAGAAGCATGGCCACCGTCATGGGTCCAACACCCCCAGGGTTAGGAGTTATATAGCCCACCTTCTCCTTGACCTCATCGAATTCCACATCCCCGACGATTCTGCCGTCAACCCGGCTTACCCCCACATCCACCACCGCTGACCCTGGTTTAACCATGTCCGCCGTTACGTGGAAGTGCGGTCTTCTACCAACAGCTGAAATCAGTATGTCAGCGTTCTTCGTGAAGTACAGTAAGTCCCTTGTCTTGGAATGACAGACAGAGACGACGGCGTCCTCGTTCAGAAACAGCATGTCGGCGTTGAAGAGATGCATTTGCATGGGGTCGAATCTGGTAAGTAGCATTAACGGCTTCCCCACTAATGGGCTTCGATTTACGATGACCACGTGTTGACCCGCCAAATCGACGTTGTAGTATCTGAGAAGCGTCATGATGCCGCCTGGAGTGCATGGAGCCAAAATATGTCTTTTATACGATAGTTTCCCCATGTTGTAGGGGTTTAGGCCATCCACGTCTTTCTCAGGCTTTATTCGGTCAACTACTTTATAGCTGTCTATGCTCTGAGGTAATGGAAGCTGGACCAGTATTCCATGGGTTTTCCCATCTTCGTTTAACTCGCCGATCAGGTTTAACAACTCATCCTCTTCTACATCGCCGTTCAGCTGATGGTTTTCCGACTTCACGCCCGTTTCTTCGCAAGCCTTATGCTTTATCGACACATAGATCTTGGAGGCGGGGTCCTCGCCCACCATCACCGTGGCCAGTTTAGGTTGAACGCCTCTGCTCTTAAGCTGTTTAACCTCCTCTGAAAT of Candidatus Bathyarchaeia archaeon contains these proteins:
- a CDS encoding stage II sporulation protein M; the encoded protein is MKVLRQSLEAAGRLRGILLLVTLIYVTTYLVGSYMVQINIPSAVKLGESTLETVSANPVFVPVIGALRSGNLILAIAYTFSINLLGGAFATTTLPGVIPLIGGVGSMLISGVRGFLLGAVFQYAEIYQVSPGYTVLVVGTLILELGAYVFSAAAGVNISLSTVFPSRYGVESRSTAFKEAWKDALKIYFIVTILLAIGAVWEMTGIYLSTQR
- a CDS encoding bifunctional 5,10-methylenetetrahydrofolate dehydrogenase/5,10-methenyltetrahydrofolate cyclohydrolase, yielding MTAVLMDGKKLSELVKLYISEEVKQLKSRGVQPKLATVMVGEDPASKIYVSIKHKACEETGVKSENHQLNGDVEEDELLNLIGELNEDGKTHGILVQLPLPQSIDSYKVVDRIKPEKDVDGLNPYNMGKLSYKRHILAPCTPGGIMTLLRYYNVDLAGQHVVIVNRSPLVGKPLMLLTRFDPMQMHLFNADMLFLNEDAVVSVCHSKTRDLLYFTKNADILISAVGRRPHFHVTADMVKPGSAVVDVGVSRVDGRIVGDVEFDEVKEKVGYITPNPGGVGPMTVAMLLYNTLLATSNQTGLPLTRTLESFLKEKKSVENGI